Proteins encoded in a region of the Methylobacterium radiotolerans JCM 2831 genome:
- a CDS encoding phosphotransferase: MSHPTIDAPESGIGAGLSVVAEPVDARTAEGIAAAHYGIAGAASWLAGEKDSNFRLDAGAGIAYFLKILSPGEDPAVSRLHSNALIHVARAAPDLPLPRIVPTRAGEPDARLTVAPADRRTVRLTTFTPGRSQAAGPRTDGQRRAAGALLARLQGALEGFTDPAADHVSSWDLRHAGRLRAVLDVFPEGGQRDRLAGILDAFAARIVPALPDLPHQVVHNDLGGDNILVDPDDPDRITGVIDFGDMVRTARMFDVAIAAAYQLGLDAHPLGPALAFLRGYASVARLSEAEVALLPTAIRTRMALRLLIPEWRARRFPERRDYLTRNSAGVWEQFRHLDDLAPEAMDAAIAEACRS, encoded by the coding sequence ATGTCCCATCCCACGATCGACGCCCCCGAGAGCGGCATCGGCGCCGGCCTGTCGGTCGTGGCCGAGCCGGTCGATGCCCGCACCGCCGAGGGCATCGCCGCCGCGCATTACGGCATCGCCGGCGCGGCGTCGTGGCTCGCCGGGGAGAAAGATTCGAACTTTCGCCTCGATGCGGGGGCGGGGATCGCCTACTTCCTGAAGATCCTGAGCCCCGGCGAGGATCCCGCGGTGTCCCGCCTGCACAGCAACGCCCTGATCCACGTCGCGCGGGCCGCGCCGGACCTGCCGCTGCCGCGCATCGTGCCGACCCGCGCGGGCGAGCCCGACGCGCGCCTCACCGTCGCGCCGGCGGATCGCCGCACCGTGCGGCTCACCACCTTCACCCCGGGGCGCTCGCAGGCCGCCGGCCCCCGGACCGACGGGCAGCGCCGGGCGGCCGGGGCGCTGCTGGCCCGCCTCCAGGGTGCGCTTGAGGGCTTCACGGACCCGGCGGCGGACCACGTCTCCTCCTGGGACCTGCGGCATGCCGGGCGGCTGCGCGCCGTGCTCGACGTCTTCCCCGAGGGCGGGCAGCGCGACCGCCTCGCCGGCATCCTCGACGCGTTCGCCGCGCGGATCGTGCCCGCCCTGCCGGACCTGCCGCATCAGGTGGTCCACAACGACCTCGGCGGCGACAACATCCTCGTCGATCCCGACGATCCGGACCGGATCACCGGGGTGATCGATTTCGGCGACATGGTCCGCACGGCCCGGATGTTCGACGTGGCGATCGCGGCGGCGTACCAGCTCGGCCTCGATGCCCATCCCCTCGGGCCGGCCCTGGCCTTCCTGCGGGGCTACGCCTCGGTCGCGAGGTTGTCGGAGGCCGAGGTCGCGCTGCTGCCGACGGCGATCCGGACGCGGATGGCCCTGCGCCTCCTGATCCCGGAATGGCGCGCCCGCCGCTTCCCCGAGCGCCGGGACTACCTCACCCGCAACAGCGCCGGCGTCTGGGAGCAGTTCCGGCACCTCGACGACCTGGCGCCGGAAGCGATGGATGCGGCGATCGCCGAGGCCTGTCGTTCCTGA
- a CDS encoding amidase: protein MDQIRTTRTDLGEMDAVELGALFASGRVSPVEAAQAALARIERFNPQVNAFAYVAPEPALEAARASEARWAKGEALSPIDGVPTTIKELTAVKGIPWRRGSKLTGEAPATDEILVMRRLRAAGAVILGTTTSPEFGWKGVTHGPAFGNTVNPWGTDRASGGSSGGAGVAAALNMGVLHEGSDGAGSIRIPSSFCGVFGIKPTFGWLATDAPTPLRDMAHRGPLTRTVADSALFLNAVTGPSPDGLYGDCPSPVPDWTEAARGGVAGLRIGYSRTFGYARVDPEVAAAVDRAAARLAAMGAVVEEADPGFASPLEALRVIWFSAMAVLVDRFAPTETDRARMDPGFVAVAEIGRRTSAADLLAAEQVRAELKVTMARFHARYDLLLSPTMPVTAIPAGIDFPEGQGMTDWTDWSPFTYPFNMTGQAALSVPCGFDSGGLPIGLQMVAARFRDDLVLRAAAAYQAAYPEAFPDAPVVRPA, encoded by the coding sequence ATGGACCAGATCCGCACGACCCGGACCGATCTCGGCGAGATGGACGCGGTGGAGCTCGGGGCGCTGTTCGCGTCCGGCCGGGTCTCGCCGGTGGAGGCCGCGCAGGCGGCGCTGGCACGCATCGAGCGGTTCAACCCGCAGGTGAATGCCTTCGCGTATGTCGCGCCCGAACCGGCGCTCGAGGCCGCGCGGGCCTCGGAGGCGCGCTGGGCGAAGGGCGAGGCGCTGAGCCCGATCGACGGGGTGCCGACGACGATCAAGGAACTGACCGCCGTCAAGGGCATCCCGTGGCGGCGGGGCTCGAAGCTCACCGGCGAGGCCCCGGCCACCGACGAGATCCTGGTGATGCGGCGCCTGCGCGCCGCCGGGGCGGTCATCCTCGGCACGACCACGTCGCCGGAATTCGGCTGGAAGGGCGTGACCCACGGCCCGGCCTTCGGCAACACCGTCAATCCCTGGGGCACCGATCGGGCCTCGGGGGGCTCCTCGGGCGGGGCCGGCGTCGCCGCCGCCCTGAACATGGGCGTGCTGCACGAGGGATCCGACGGGGCGGGCTCGATCCGCATCCCGTCGTCGTTCTGCGGCGTCTTCGGGATCAAGCCGACCTTCGGCTGGCTGGCCACCGACGCGCCGACGCCGCTGCGGGACATGGCCCATCGCGGCCCGCTCACCCGGACGGTGGCGGATTCCGCCCTGTTCCTGAACGCCGTCACGGGCCCGTCCCCGGACGGCCTGTACGGCGACTGCCCGAGCCCCGTCCCGGACTGGACGGAGGCCGCCCGCGGCGGCGTCGCGGGCCTGCGCATCGGCTACAGCCGGACCTTCGGCTACGCCCGCGTCGATCCCGAGGTCGCCGCCGCGGTGGACCGGGCCGCCGCCCGCCTCGCCGCGATGGGCGCCGTCGTCGAGGAGGCCGATCCCGGCTTCGCCTCGCCCCTGGAGGCGCTGCGGGTGATCTGGTTCTCCGCCATGGCGGTCCTCGTGGATCGCTTCGCCCCCACCGAGACGGATCGCGCGCGCATGGATCCCGGATTCGTCGCCGTCGCCGAGATCGGGCGCCGCACCAGCGCGGCGGACCTCCTGGCGGCGGAGCAGGTCCGGGCCGAGCTGAAGGTCACGATGGCGCGCTTCCACGCGCGCTACGACCTGCTCCTCTCCCCGACCATGCCGGTCACCGCGATCCCGGCGGGCATCGACTTCCCCGAGGGGCAGGGCATGACCGACTGGACCGACTGGAGCCCCTTCACCTACCCGTTCAACATGACCGGCCAGGCCGCACTCTCGGTGCCCTGCGGCTTCGATTCGGGCGGCCTGCCGATCGGGCTGCAGATGGTCGCCGCCCGGTTCCGGGACGACCTCGTCCTGCGGGCCGCCGCGGCCTACCAAGCCGCCTACCCGGAGGCGTTCCCGGACGCCCCTGTGGTCCGGCCCGCCTGA
- a CDS encoding aspartate aminotransferase family protein: MTASSTSAPAASAEALIARRRDLLGASYRLFYERPVHIVRGEDVWLYDADGRRYLDAYNNVPCVGHCHPRVVEAVTRQMATLNTHTRYLHEAVLDYSERLLSTYPAAFGHVMYTCTGSEAVDLALRIARYQTGGTGLVITRNAYHGTTEATAGISPSLGPAVPLGRDVWTVPAPDAYRNPGVDVGARLAEDVRAAFADMRRHGVRPAAFIADGIFSTDGTLAEPAGFLRPAREAVREAGALYIADEVQPGFGRTGAGMWGFARHGIVPDMAVMGKPMGNGLPIAGVAMQPEVAERFGRDVRYFNTFGANTVSIAAAGAVLDILADQDLVANAAATGRLMLEGMRALMARIPAIGDVRGAGLFLGLDLVACRESRTPDAALAKRVVNALREEGILISASGPHDNVLKIRPPLTFSAEHAALFLEVLGKTLDGAA; the protein is encoded by the coding sequence ATGACCGCGTCTTCCACGTCCGCCCCGGCCGCTTCCGCCGAGGCCCTGATCGCCCGGCGCCGCGACCTCCTCGGCGCCTCGTACCGGCTCTTCTACGAGCGGCCGGTCCACATCGTGCGCGGCGAGGATGTCTGGCTGTACGACGCCGACGGGCGCCGCTACCTCGACGCCTACAACAACGTGCCCTGCGTCGGCCATTGCCACCCGCGGGTGGTGGAGGCGGTGACGCGCCAGATGGCCACCCTCAACACCCACACCCGCTACCTGCACGAGGCGGTGCTCGACTACTCCGAGCGGCTGCTCTCCACCTATCCGGCCGCCTTCGGCCACGTCATGTACACCTGCACGGGGTCCGAGGCGGTGGACCTCGCCCTGCGGATCGCGCGCTACCAGACCGGCGGCACCGGTCTGGTGATCACGCGGAACGCCTATCACGGGACCACCGAGGCCACGGCGGGGATCTCCCCGTCGCTCGGCCCGGCCGTCCCCCTCGGCCGCGATGTCTGGACGGTGCCGGCGCCGGACGCCTACCGGAATCCCGGCGTCGACGTCGGCGCGCGGCTGGCCGAGGACGTTCGGGCGGCCTTCGCCGACATGCGCCGCCACGGCGTGCGGCCCGCGGCGTTCATCGCCGACGGCATCTTCTCGACGGACGGGACCCTGGCCGAGCCCGCCGGCTTCCTCCGGCCGGCCCGGGAGGCGGTGCGGGAGGCCGGCGCGCTCTACATCGCCGACGAGGTGCAGCCGGGCTTCGGCCGGACCGGGGCAGGCATGTGGGGCTTCGCCCGCCACGGCATCGTTCCCGACATGGCCGTGATGGGCAAGCCGATGGGCAATGGCCTGCCCATCGCGGGGGTCGCGATGCAGCCCGAGGTGGCGGAACGGTTCGGCCGGGACGTGCGCTACTTCAACACCTTCGGCGCCAACACCGTCTCGATCGCGGCGGCCGGCGCGGTGCTCGACATCCTGGCGGACCAGGACCTGGTGGCGAACGCCGCCGCCACCGGCCGCCTGATGCTGGAGGGGATGCGGGCGCTGATGGCGCGGATCCCGGCCATCGGCGACGTGCGGGGGGCGGGCCTGTTCCTCGGTCTCGACCTCGTCGCCTGCCGGGAGAGCCGCACCCCCGACGCGGCGCTGGCCAAGCGGGTCGTCAACGCCCTGCGCGAGGAGGGTATCCTGATCAGCGCGTCCGGCCCCCACGACAACGTGCTGAAAATCCGCCCGCCGCTGACCTTCTCCGCCGAGCACGCCGCGCTGTTCCTTGAGGTCCTGGGAAAAACCCTGGACGGTGCGGCCTGA
- a CDS encoding response regulator — translation MTDRLEFRPTGAAAAAEQLAGLATPDAVRAKILIVDDDQRNLLAASEILADPAIDMVLANSPEEALRRALREDFAVILLDVQMPRMDGYEVAALIRSRSRTSRVPILFLTAHNKDDMHIFRGYSAGAVDYVFKPIQPLVLKSKVDVFVDLYRKTEEIKRKAAAEKQLLLENLRVRGEKLEAEQALRRQAEHQAAVLRGLPIALYTSPLGVEDRRLHFTNDSIERITGFSREAFAGSSLWESRLEAEDRNRVLADLRTVSEVGAVALEYRWRNADGTERHILDQIAVNRDESGTGVELFGMWFDVTERKELELSLQHASKLEAVGRLTGGIAHDFNNMLSIVIGNLDLMKGSLKGNEKALRRVESAIEGAHRCAELTSRLLAFSRRSPLQPRALDFTSFIPGLVKLLERTLGEQITISAKLEENLPEVCVDHAQFEAALINLAVNARDAMPNGGTLSISIRRGEPGVQDGIEPVRCVEITVTDTGTGMSPGVLVRVFEPFFTTKETGKGTGLGLSMVYGFVQQSGGTITVNSNPDQGTRFVITLPEIVKGNFTPEHAHPHATRGVPDPLDGAGRAVLVVEDDADVRSTVVSTLEALAFKVLSATDGAEAVDMLQNVPDIALVFSDVNMPGAMTGIDLGHLVRQRWPKIQILLSSGYLKENQDTNGFALLQKPYRAADLIEILRGLIGETDEVMSSDR, via the coding sequence ATGACGGACCGGCTGGAGTTCCGTCCGACTGGTGCCGCTGCCGCCGCCGAACAGCTTGCCGGGCTCGCTACTCCGGATGCAGTCCGAGCGAAAATCCTGATCGTCGACGATGATCAGCGCAATCTGCTCGCCGCCTCGGAGATCCTCGCTGATCCGGCAATCGACATGGTCCTGGCAAACTCCCCGGAGGAAGCCCTGCGCCGGGCCCTCCGGGAGGATTTCGCCGTGATCCTGCTCGACGTGCAGATGCCGCGCATGGATGGCTACGAGGTGGCCGCGCTCATCCGCAGCCGCTCGCGCACGTCGCGCGTCCCGATCCTGTTCCTCACGGCGCACAACAAGGACGACATGCACATCTTCCGCGGCTACTCGGCGGGAGCGGTGGACTATGTGTTCAAGCCCATCCAACCTCTCGTCTTGAAGTCGAAGGTCGACGTCTTCGTCGACCTGTACCGCAAGACCGAAGAGATCAAGCGCAAGGCGGCGGCTGAGAAGCAGCTGCTCCTGGAGAACCTGCGCGTGCGCGGCGAGAAGCTCGAGGCCGAGCAGGCGCTGCGCAGGCAGGCGGAGCATCAGGCCGCCGTGCTGCGCGGCCTTCCCATCGCGCTCTACACCTCACCGCTCGGCGTGGAAGACCGGCGGCTCCACTTCACCAACGACAGCATCGAGCGCATCACCGGCTTCTCGCGCGAGGCTTTTGCCGGATCCAGCCTCTGGGAGTCCCGCCTCGAAGCGGAAGACCGGAACCGCGTGCTGGCGGATCTGCGCACCGTCTCCGAGGTCGGTGCCGTGGCTCTGGAATATCGCTGGCGCAACGCGGACGGCACGGAGCGGCACATCCTCGACCAGATCGCGGTCAACCGCGATGAGAGCGGCACGGGGGTCGAGCTCTTCGGCATGTGGTTCGACGTGACCGAGCGCAAGGAGCTCGAGCTCAGCTTGCAGCACGCCTCGAAGCTCGAGGCCGTCGGCCGTCTGACCGGCGGGATCGCCCACGACTTCAACAACATGTTGAGCATCGTGATCGGCAATCTCGACCTGATGAAGGGCTCGCTCAAGGGGAACGAGAAGGCGCTCCGCCGCGTCGAGAGTGCCATCGAGGGAGCGCATCGCTGCGCAGAGCTCACCAGCCGGCTGCTGGCCTTCTCCCGGCGCTCTCCGCTCCAGCCGAGAGCGCTGGACTTCACGAGCTTCATCCCTGGCCTGGTCAAGCTGCTCGAGCGCACGCTCGGCGAGCAAATCACGATCTCGGCGAAGCTGGAGGAGAACCTGCCGGAAGTCTGCGTCGATCATGCCCAGTTCGAAGCCGCTCTCATCAATCTCGCTGTCAATGCGCGGGACGCGATGCCGAACGGAGGTACGTTGAGCATTTCCATCAGGCGTGGCGAGCCCGGTGTACAGGACGGAATCGAGCCGGTCCGCTGCGTGGAGATCACGGTCACCGACACGGGAACGGGGATGTCGCCGGGCGTCCTGGTCCGCGTGTTCGAACCCTTCTTCACGACGAAGGAGACCGGCAAAGGCACCGGCCTGGGTCTGAGCATGGTCTACGGCTTCGTGCAGCAGAGCGGCGGAACCATCACCGTCAATAGCAATCCGGACCAGGGCACGCGGTTCGTCATCACGTTACCTGAAATCGTCAAAGGTAACTTCACGCCGGAGCATGCGCACCCGCACGCGACCAGGGGAGTGCCGGACCCGCTAGACGGCGCTGGCAGGGCCGTGCTCGTCGTCGAGGACGACGCCGACGTTCGCTCCACTGTTGTCTCGACGCTTGAGGCGCTTGCCTTCAAGGTTTTGAGCGCGACTGACGGAGCCGAGGCCGTCGACATGCTGCAGAATGTTCCGGATATCGCGCTCGTCTTCAGCGACGTGAACATGCCCGGGGCGATGACCGGAATAGACCTCGGACACTTGGTTCGCCAGCGGTGGCCAAAGATACAGATCCTGCTGTCGTCAGGCTATTTGAAAGAAAACCAGGACACGAACGGCTTCGCTCTGCTGCAGAAGCCATATCGAGCGGCGGATTTGATTGAAATATTGAGGGGACTCATCGGCGAGACGGATGAGGTCATGAGCTCAGACCGGTAG
- a CDS encoding 2-hydroxyacid dehydrogenase has product MVIPVVLKTVPEHARVWHRVFAQEAPELSLVDWAHGTRFPGVSAFAGWQPPADLAEQMPDLRLVFSVGAGIDHLPLDALPEPVHIVRMVAPDVTRSMVEYVTLGVLALHRDLVPYASETRRGIWKPRAIRTARTTQVGILGLGVLGSAAAAALAGFGFQVRGWARSPKTLDGVTCFAGRSALPDFLSGCNILVCLLPLTPETRGLLDGDLFRHLPAGAALLNAGRGAHVVERDLIAALDTGQLGAAILDVLSEEPPPADHPLLGHPRILVTPHSASASQPDDAARQMIAAVRALRDGQPLLNRVDRRRGF; this is encoded by the coding sequence ATGGTGATCCCCGTCGTTCTCAAGACCGTTCCGGAGCACGCCCGCGTCTGGCACCGCGTGTTCGCCCAGGAGGCGCCGGAGCTGAGCCTGGTCGACTGGGCGCACGGCACGCGGTTTCCCGGCGTGAGCGCCTTCGCCGGTTGGCAGCCGCCCGCGGACTTGGCCGAGCAGATGCCCGACCTGCGCCTCGTGTTCTCCGTCGGCGCCGGGATCGATCACCTGCCGCTCGATGCCCTGCCGGAGCCCGTGCACATCGTCCGCATGGTCGCCCCCGACGTGACGCGCTCCATGGTCGAGTATGTCACGCTCGGCGTGCTGGCTCTGCACCGGGACCTCGTTCCTTACGCGAGCGAGACCCGTCGGGGCATCTGGAAGCCGCGGGCGATCCGCACGGCCCGGACCACCCAGGTCGGAATCCTCGGCCTGGGCGTGCTCGGGAGCGCGGCGGCCGCGGCCCTGGCCGGGTTCGGCTTCCAAGTTCGCGGCTGGGCGAGAAGCCCCAAGACGCTGGACGGCGTCACGTGCTTCGCCGGCCGTTCGGCGCTCCCGGATTTCCTGTCCGGCTGCAACATCCTCGTGTGCCTGCTGCCCCTGACGCCGGAAACGCGCGGACTGCTCGACGGAGACCTGTTCCGGCATCTGCCGGCCGGGGCCGCGCTCCTGAATGCAGGGCGCGGTGCTCATGTCGTCGAGCGCGACCTGATCGCGGCGTTGGACACGGGCCAGCTCGGGGCTGCCATTCTCGACGTGCTGTCGGAGGAACCGCCGCCCGCGGATCATCCGCTCCTCGGCCACCCGCGGATCCTCGTGACTCCTCACAGCGCCAGCGCGAGCCAGCCGGACGATGCGGCGCGTCAGATGATTGCGGCGGTTCGAGCCCTTCGCGACGGGCAGCCGCTGCTCAACCGCGTTGACCGTCGCCGCGGTTTCTGA
- a CDS encoding ABC transporter ATP-binding protein, whose amino-acid sequence MTVAPRNHAPQNHAAGAPVLVVEKLAIALPSGADRPYAVDRVSFTLKAGEILCIVGESGSGKSMSANAAMGLLPETVRPVGGRILLGGTDLLTLDEAELYAVRGRRIAMIFQEPMTALNPLMRIEAQIAEVFAAHGLLTPRTRRSRALELLAEVGLPDPARAAASYPFQLSGGQRQRVMIAMALALEPQVLIADEPTTALDVTTQAQILRLIRDLQARRGMAVMFITHDFGVVAEIADRVAVMQHGRIVEEGLAADILERPQHPYTAKLIAAIPDMEAGAGQTARAAPRGSVLDVEGLTKSYTLRGGLFRAPRTVAAVRDVTFTLGRGETLGIVGESGSGKSSVGRCLVRLQDPDGGRVRLGGIDMAGLSGEALRQARRRIQMVFQDPYGSLNPRVRVGRAIADGPIAYGEPVGTALKAASALLERVGLDASAADRYPHEFSGGQRQRIGIARALALKPEIIVADEAVSALDVSIQAQILDLLDELKRELHLSLLFITHDLRVAAKICDRVMVMEKGAVVEIGPGPEIFSNPREPYTRSLVAAIPGRRPRTTPPEAPASAPSASVSLASVSLAPVPLPAAIRTPV is encoded by the coding sequence ATGACCGTCGCCCCCCGAAACCACGCGCCCCAAAACCACGCCGCCGGCGCGCCGGTCCTCGTCGTCGAGAAGCTCGCCATCGCCCTGCCGTCCGGCGCGGACCGCCCCTACGCGGTCGACCGGGTCAGCTTCACGCTGAAGGCCGGCGAGATCCTCTGCATCGTCGGCGAGAGCGGCTCGGGCAAGTCGATGTCGGCCAATGCCGCGATGGGGCTCCTGCCGGAGACCGTGCGGCCGGTCGGCGGGCGGATCCTGCTCGGCGGGACCGATCTGCTCACCCTCGACGAGGCGGAGCTCTACGCGGTGCGCGGGCGGCGCATCGCGATGATCTTCCAGGAGCCGATGACGGCGCTCAACCCGCTGATGCGGATCGAGGCGCAGATCGCCGAGGTCTTCGCCGCGCACGGGCTGCTGACGCCCCGGACGCGCCGGAGCCGGGCCCTCGAACTGCTGGCCGAGGTCGGCCTGCCGGACCCGGCCCGCGCCGCCGCCTCCTACCCGTTCCAGCTCTCGGGCGGCCAGCGGCAGCGCGTGATGATCGCCATGGCGCTGGCCCTCGAACCGCAGGTGCTGATCGCCGACGAGCCGACCACGGCGCTCGACGTCACCACGCAGGCGCAGATCCTGCGCCTGATCCGCGATCTCCAGGCCCGGCGCGGCATGGCGGTGATGTTCATCACCCACGATTTCGGCGTGGTCGCCGAGATCGCCGACCGGGTGGCGGTGATGCAGCACGGCCGGATCGTCGAGGAGGGCCTCGCCGCCGACATCCTCGAGCGGCCGCAGCACCCCTACACCGCCAAGCTGATCGCCGCGATCCCCGACATGGAGGCCGGGGCCGGCCAGACGGCGCGGGCGGCGCCCCGGGGCTCCGTCCTCGATGTCGAGGGACTGACCAAGAGCTACACGCTCCGCGGCGGCCTGTTCCGGGCGCCCCGGACGGTCGCGGCGGTGCGCGACGTCACGTTCACCCTCGGCCGCGGCGAGACCCTGGGCATCGTCGGCGAGAGCGGATCGGGCAAGTCCTCGGTGGGGCGGTGCCTGGTGCGGCTCCAGGACCCGGACGGGGGACGGGTGCGCCTCGGCGGCATCGACATGGCGGGCCTGTCGGGCGAGGCCCTGCGGCAGGCGCGGCGGCGGATCCAGATGGTCTTCCAGGATCCCTACGGCTCGCTGAACCCGCGGGTGCGTGTCGGGCGGGCCATCGCGGACGGCCCAATCGCCTACGGCGAGCCTGTCGGGACGGCCCTGAAGGCCGCGTCCGCGCTCCTCGAACGCGTCGGCCTCGACGCCTCGGCGGCGGACCGCTACCCCCACGAGTTCTCCGGAGGGCAGCGCCAGCGCATCGGCATCGCCCGGGCCCTGGCGCTCAAGCCCGAGATCATCGTGGCCGACGAGGCGGTCAGCGCCCTCGACGTCTCGATCCAGGCCCAGATCCTCGACCTCCTCGACGAGCTGAAGCGGGAGCTGCACCTCTCGCTCCTGTTCATCACCCACGACCTGCGGGTCGCGGCCAAGATCTGCGACCGCGTGATGGTGATGGAGAAGGGCGCCGTCGTGGAGATCGGGCCGGGGCCCGAGATCTTCTCGAACCCGCGCGAGCCCTACACGCGCAGCCTCGTGGCGGCGATCCCCGGCCGCAGACCGCGCACGACGCCGCCGGAGGCGCCCGCTTCCGCGCCCTCTGCCTCCGTCTCCCTCGCCTCCGTTTCCCTTGCCCCCGTTCCCCTTCCGGCCGCGATCAGGACACCCGTCTGA
- a CDS encoding aspartate aminotransferase family protein: MTFMPNSVEARDIAYQLHPLVDLRNYDKTGALVIERGEGIYVYDNAGRRYIEGLAGLWSVAVGFGERRLSDAAKRQMDQLSYYHIFAHKTHGPSVDLAEKLISLAPVPMSKVHFTSSGSEANDLVVKLAWYRSNALGKPEKKKIIGRLKGYHGVTIAAGSITGLPRNHESFDLPLDRMRHVSCPDYAGSALPGESEAAFSRRMADELEQLILAEGPDTVAAFFGEPVMASGGVYVPPENYWAEIQAVLRRYDVLLVADEVICGFGRTGAMFGCETFGIEPDVMVLSKQISSSYMPLSAILMNANFYEPIADESARLGVLGHGYTASGHPVATAVGLENIRIIEERDLVGNCRRLSPLFLERLAGLAEHPLVKTWRGVGLIGALELKPATAPGAKPGAAGAAIQAAALEQGVIARAIGDSLCFCPPLIITAEQIGAMFDAVGRALDTIAA, translated from the coding sequence ATGACCTTCATGCCCAACTCCGTCGAGGCGCGCGACATCGCCTACCAGCTCCATCCGCTGGTCGACCTGCGCAACTACGACAAGACCGGTGCGCTCGTGATCGAGCGGGGGGAGGGGATCTACGTCTACGACAATGCCGGCCGGCGCTACATCGAGGGGCTGGCGGGCCTCTGGTCGGTCGCCGTGGGCTTCGGCGAGCGGCGGCTGTCGGACGCCGCCAAGCGGCAGATGGACCAGCTCTCGTACTACCACATCTTCGCGCACAAGACGCACGGCCCCTCGGTTGACCTCGCCGAGAAGCTGATCAGCCTGGCGCCGGTCCCGATGTCGAAGGTGCATTTCACCTCCTCCGGATCCGAGGCCAACGACCTCGTCGTCAAGCTGGCGTGGTACCGCTCGAACGCGCTCGGCAAGCCGGAGAAGAAGAAGATCATCGGCCGCCTGAAGGGCTATCACGGCGTCACCATCGCGGCTGGCTCGATCACCGGCCTTCCGCGCAACCACGAGAGCTTCGACCTGCCGCTCGACCGGATGCGGCACGTCTCCTGCCCCGACTACGCCGGGTCGGCCCTGCCGGGCGAGAGCGAGGCCGCGTTCTCCCGACGCATGGCGGACGAGCTCGAACAGCTGATCCTGGCCGAGGGGCCGGACACCGTGGCGGCCTTCTTCGGCGAGCCGGTGATGGCCTCGGGCGGGGTCTACGTCCCGCCGGAGAACTACTGGGCGGAGATCCAGGCGGTGCTGCGCCGCTACGACGTGCTGCTGGTGGCCGACGAGGTGATCTGCGGCTTCGGGCGCACGGGGGCGATGTTCGGCTGCGAGACCTTCGGCATCGAGCCGGACGTGATGGTGCTCTCGAAGCAGATCTCCTCCTCGTACATGCCCCTCTCGGCGATCCTGATGAACGCGAACTTCTACGAGCCGATCGCCGACGAATCCGCCCGGCTCGGCGTGCTCGGCCACGGCTACACGGCCTCGGGCCATCCCGTCGCCACCGCGGTGGGCCTGGAGAACATCCGGATCATCGAGGAGCGCGACCTCGTGGGGAATTGCCGGCGCCTGAGCCCGCTCTTCCTCGAGCGGCTGGCGGGGCTCGCCGAGCATCCCCTGGTGAAGACGTGGCGCGGCGTCGGCCTGATCGGGGCCCTCGAGCTGAAGCCCGCGACGGCACCCGGCGCGAAGCCCGGCGCGGCCGGTGCCGCGATCCAGGCCGCCGCCCTCGAACAGGGGGTGATCGCCCGCGCCATCGGCGATTCCCTGTGCTTCTGCCCGCCGCTGATCATCACCGCGGAGCAGATCGGCGCGATGTTCGACGCCGTCGGCCGTGCCCTCGACACGATCGCCGCGTGA
- a CDS encoding GntR family transcriptional regulator — MHPADVLDPSPVAGPALRADLPKAARVYATLREAIIAMQLKPGARLVEKDLCDELGVSRTPLRDAILRLAQQRLVTVVPSDATFVNKIILDEVIEGQLVRESLELRMVALAAERFEPARRSAFELVLFREADAARRGDNAESFALDNDFHRLLCASAGFPRVWDTIHLATGQLDRVRRNAFPLQNYHVEVLDEHRAIFEALCRRDAEHAVSLLRTHLGGTLNSLRILLAREPDFVAFDPASPAFALLRRSEQAGDAAPPGGAEGSPRRRARRSVADRRTAPGAV; from the coding sequence ATGCATCCAGCGGACGTCCTGGATCCGAGTCCGGTGGCGGGACCGGCCCTGCGCGCCGATCTGCCGAAGGCGGCGCGGGTCTACGCGACCCTGCGCGAGGCCATCATCGCCATGCAGCTGAAACCCGGCGCGCGCCTCGTGGAGAAGGATCTGTGCGACGAGCTCGGCGTGTCGCGCACGCCCCTGCGGGACGCGATCCTCAGGCTCGCGCAGCAGCGGCTGGTGACCGTGGTCCCGAGCGACGCCACCTTCGTCAACAAGATCATCCTGGACGAGGTGATCGAGGGCCAGCTCGTGCGCGAGAGCCTGGAGCTGCGGATGGTGGCCCTGGCAGCCGAGCGCTTCGAACCCGCCCGCCGGTCCGCCTTCGAGCTCGTCCTCTTCCGCGAGGCGGACGCGGCACGGCGCGGCGACAACGCCGAATCCTTCGCCCTCGACAACGACTTCCACCGGCTCCTGTGCGCCTCTGCCGGTTTCCCCCGCGTCTGGGACACGATCCACCTCGCCACCGGCCAGCTCGACCGCGTGCGGCGCAACGCCTTCCCGCTGCAGAATTATCACGTGGAGGTGCTCGACGAGCACAGGGCGATCTTCGAGGCGCTCTGCCGGCGGGACGCGGAGCATGCGGTCTCGCTCCTGCGCACACATCTGGGCGGGACGCTGAACTCGTTGCGGATCCTGCTCGCCCGGGAGCCCGATTTCGTCGCGTTCGACCCCGCCTCGCCGGCCTTCGCGCTGCTGAGGCGATCCGAGCAGGCCGGGGACGCTGCGCCGCCCGGAGGGGCCGAAGGATCGCCGAGGCGGCGCGCCCGGCGCAGCGTCGCGGACCGCCGAACTGCGCCGGGAGCCGTGTAG